One window from the genome of Verrucomicrobiia bacterium encodes:
- a CDS encoding PQQ-like beta-propeller repeat protein → MSTPPNQPPDPAPTVPGLRVWPAALIAVLAAAALFKIQVLDREAAFQHRNLATAAVALLTFTALLLWWTLLSRAPRRQRRIALAAVTGLMVLSGVLFRIRGVSGDFVPIWEPRWSRTAAPAAVVVPSVSAPAPTGSAPGIVGETFPQFLGPNRNGRIAGPSLDTRWAVQPPVIAWRQPVGPAWSGFVVAGGYAVTQEQQGAEEQVTAYDRASGRRLWTHADPERYATTIAGEGPRATPALQDGRVFSLGATGRLNALDLATGRLLWTRSLTADAACSVPEWGFSGSPLVHEGLVVVSAGGREGASMIAYRADSGELAWKAGDSGAGYASPFLATLSGTPQILILNHRSFASHDPATGAVRWEVPFGAGLPLVANPIETGPDRVLISAGYNVGAELFAVGPGTHAPTSLWKSRKLKAKFANPVYRDGHVYGLDDGILVCLDVRDGSQPWKEGRYGHGQGLLVNDLYLLMAESGEMVLLRPTPEGPNELGRLRIFNSKTWNPIALAGADLLVRNDQEAALVRLPLATSAPASTP, encoded by the coding sequence GTGAGCACACCACCCAACCAACCCCCGGATCCGGCGCCCACGGTTCCGGGCCTTCGCGTATGGCCCGCCGCGCTGATCGCCGTGCTGGCCGCCGCAGCGCTTTTTAAGATTCAGGTTCTCGATCGCGAGGCGGCGTTCCAGCATCGCAACCTCGCCACCGCCGCCGTGGCATTGCTCACGTTTACCGCGCTGCTTCTGTGGTGGACGCTCCTGTCGCGGGCGCCCAGGCGACAACGCCGGATCGCGCTGGCCGCGGTGACCGGCTTGATGGTGCTGTCGGGAGTTCTGTTCCGAATCCGGGGCGTCAGCGGCGATTTCGTACCCATCTGGGAACCCCGCTGGAGCCGGACGGCCGCCCCCGCCGCTGTTGTGGTGCCTTCCGTTTCGGCACCGGCACCCACGGGAAGCGCCCCGGGAATCGTCGGTGAAACCTTCCCGCAATTCCTGGGGCCGAATCGTAACGGCCGTATCGCAGGACCGTCCCTCGACACCCGCTGGGCGGTGCAGCCTCCGGTCATCGCCTGGCGTCAACCGGTGGGCCCCGCCTGGTCCGGGTTCGTCGTCGCGGGTGGCTACGCGGTGACCCAGGAACAGCAGGGAGCGGAGGAACAGGTCACCGCCTATGATCGGGCCAGCGGACGCCGGCTGTGGACCCATGCCGACCCCGAACGCTACGCGACGACCATCGCCGGCGAGGGGCCCAGGGCCACACCGGCCCTTCAGGACGGCCGCGTGTTTTCCCTGGGCGCCACCGGGCGCCTCAACGCCCTGGACCTGGCCACCGGGCGTCTCCTGTGGACGCGAAGTCTGACCGCCGACGCGGCCTGCAGCGTTCCTGAATGGGGGTTCAGCGGGTCGCCGCTCGTGCATGAAGGGCTGGTCGTGGTCAGCGCCGGAGGCCGTGAAGGGGCCTCCATGATCGCGTACCGCGCCGATTCCGGGGAACTTGCCTGGAAGGCGGGTGATTCCGGAGCCGGTTACGCGTCCCCGTTTCTGGCAACGCTGTCCGGAACCCCCCAGATCCTCATCCTCAACCACCGCTCCTTCGCTTCGCACGATCCGGCCACCGGCGCCGTGCGGTGGGAGGTGCCCTTTGGAGCGGGATTGCCCCTGGTGGCAAACCCGATCGAGACCGGACCCGACCGCGTCCTGATCTCGGCCGGCTACAACGTGGGCGCGGAGTTGTTCGCGGTCGGCCCCGGGACCCACGCACCCACCAGCCTTTGGAAATCCCGGAAGCTCAAGGCCAAGTTTGCCAATCCGGTGTATCGCGACGGCCACGTGTATGGCCTCGATGATGGCATCCTGGTGTGCCTCGACGTGCGGGACGGTTCCCAGCCGTGGAAGGAGGGGCGTTACGGGCATGGCCAGGGACTGCTCGTGAACGACCTGTACCTGTTGATGGCGGAGTCCGGCGAAATGGTCCTGCTGCGCCCCACACCGGAGGGTCCCAACGAACTGGGACGCCTGCGCATCTTCAATTCCAAGACGTGGAATCCAATCGCGCTGGCAGGGGCCGATTTGCTGGTCCGGAACGATCAGGAGGCCGCCCTGGTCCGCCTGCCGCTGGCCACCAGCGCCCCGGCCTCGACCCCTTGA
- a CDS encoding sodium:alanine symporter family protein: MDRLNSFFEWTSGLLWGPWLLVLLVGTHLHLTIRLGLIQRWIWPAIQLTFRPGRGAEGDVSPFAALSTALAATAGAGNIVGVAVAVGAGGPGAIFWMWITGVLGMATKYAEALLSLKFRVKNERGDMSGGPMYVIERGLHMRWLGVLFALFTVVAAFGIGNMFQAKAVTASVIELFPKGTAEMPIRWTCGLLMAAGTGLVLIGGIRSIARFCEVLVPFMVIAYLLGCLAILTVFVEQLPDAVRLIVTDAFTGRSVAGGALGAVIAAGVKRGLFSNESGLGSAPIAAAAARSRNPAQQALVSMTGTFWDTVVICLATGLVLVVTGAWNSGAEGAAMTHRAFSTLPRFGAPLLTLGLITFVFSTLIGWAYYGEKAMEYLGGLHLVPVFRWLWVLAILLGATFPSSLVLNFSDSANALMALPNLLSLLLLSGLVARESRTWLADPETFQ; encoded by the coding sequence ATGGACCGGCTCAATTCCTTCTTCGAATGGACGAGCGGACTCCTCTGGGGTCCGTGGCTCCTGGTGCTGCTCGTCGGCACGCACCTGCATCTCACGATCCGCCTGGGCCTGATCCAGCGTTGGATCTGGCCGGCCATCCAACTGACCTTCCGGCCGGGCCGCGGCGCCGAGGGGGATGTCAGCCCGTTCGCCGCGCTCTCGACCGCACTCGCCGCCACGGCTGGCGCGGGCAACATTGTCGGCGTCGCCGTCGCAGTCGGCGCGGGCGGCCCCGGAGCGATTTTTTGGATGTGGATCACCGGCGTCCTGGGCATGGCGACCAAATATGCCGAGGCCCTCCTTTCCCTGAAGTTCCGGGTGAAGAACGAGCGCGGCGACATGTCGGGCGGTCCGATGTACGTGATCGAACGCGGACTCCACATGCGATGGCTCGGGGTGCTCTTCGCCCTGTTCACCGTTGTCGCCGCGTTTGGAATCGGGAACATGTTCCAGGCCAAGGCCGTCACGGCCAGCGTGATTGAATTGTTCCCCAAGGGTACCGCGGAGATGCCCATCCGCTGGACCTGCGGCCTGCTCATGGCCGCGGGCACCGGGCTCGTGCTCATTGGTGGCATCCGCTCAATCGCCCGTTTCTGCGAGGTTCTCGTCCCCTTCATGGTCATCGCCTATCTGCTCGGATGCCTGGCGATCCTGACGGTGTTCGTGGAGCAGCTTCCCGATGCCGTCCGGCTCATTGTCACCGACGCATTTACAGGACGTTCCGTCGCCGGCGGTGCGCTGGGTGCGGTGATTGCCGCCGGCGTCAAACGCGGGCTCTTTTCCAATGAATCCGGGCTTGGGAGCGCGCCCATCGCCGCCGCCGCCGCCCGGTCCCGCAACCCTGCACAGCAGGCGCTGGTTTCCATGACGGGCACATTTTGGGACACCGTCGTCATCTGCCTCGCCACGGGACTGGTCCTCGTCGTCACCGGCGCCTGGAACAGCGGTGCGGAGGGCGCGGCGATGACCCACCGCGCCTTCAGCACCCTCCCCCGCTTCGGCGCACCCCTGCTCACCCTCGGGCTCATCACCTTCGTTTTCTCCACCCTGATCGGCTGGGCCTACTACGGTGAAAAGGCGATGGAGTACCTCGGCGGACTCCATCTGGTGCCCGTGTTCCGCTGGTTGTGGGTGCTGGCCATCCTCCTCGGCGCGACCTTCCCGAGCTCGCTCGTCCTCAACTTCTCCGATTCCGCCAACGCGCTGATGGCCCTCCCGAACCTGCTCTCGTTGCTGCTGCTCTCCGGCCTCGTTGCCCGCGAGTCGAGGACGTGGCTCGCGGATCCGGAGACCTTTCAATGA
- a CDS encoding Uma2 family endonuclease, producing the protein MIEVDVTTVEVDRQKAGISAAAGVTEYWLLIPESRCVEVHREPTEEGFRQRTVVSGPVRLESTAIAGLGVALAELFPEPNR; encoded by the coding sequence GTGATCGAAGTTGACGTAACGACGGTGGAGGTGGACCGCCAAAAGGCCGGCATCTCCGCCGCCGCAGGCGTCACCGAGTACTGGCTTCTGATCCCGGAGAGCCGCTGCGTTGAAGTCCACCGGGAGCCTACGGAGGAAGGATTCCGGCAGCGCACGGTCGTCTCCGGTCCGGTGCGACTGGAGTCCACCGCCATCGCCGGGCTCGGCGTGGCCCTTGCGGAGCTGTTTCCGGAACCCAACCGCTGA
- a CDS encoding UbiA family prenyltransferase, translated as MATATPTLRTLLVLGRVSNLPTVWSNCLAGWWLGGGGNPRALLQVCVGASLMYVAGMFLNDAFDADFDRQYRRARPIPSGAIAEGLVWKSGGLLLVMGWLLVVLLGMAPAIWGLVLMGAILVYDAVHKVLALSPLLMALCRFLLYGLAASTADAGVTGDALWCGIALAGWIVGLSYVAKRESTSGRLPRWPLTVLGLPFLFAALMNAGDYRLPAIGAGFVTGAWALWCLRHTFDAGGRNLGLTVSGLLAGICLVDWLLVLPSLPGTLAFMACFAGALLAQRHVPAT; from the coding sequence ATGGCCACCGCCACGCCCACCCTCCGCACGCTGTTGGTCCTTGGTCGCGTCTCCAACCTCCCGACGGTTTGGAGCAATTGCCTCGCGGGATGGTGGCTGGGCGGGGGAGGGAACCCCCGGGCGCTGCTTCAGGTGTGCGTGGGCGCTTCGCTGATGTACGTCGCCGGCATGTTCCTCAACGACGCCTTTGACGCCGACTTTGACCGCCAGTACCGACGGGCACGGCCGATTCCGTCCGGCGCCATCGCGGAAGGGTTGGTCTGGAAATCGGGCGGGCTCCTGCTCGTCATGGGCTGGTTGCTGGTGGTGCTGCTGGGAATGGCACCGGCCATCTGGGGATTGGTGCTCATGGGAGCCATCCTGGTGTATGACGCGGTGCACAAGGTCCTCGCGTTGTCCCCGCTCCTGATGGCGTTGTGCCGGTTCCTCCTCTATGGGCTCGCCGCCAGCACGGCGGATGCCGGGGTCACCGGAGACGCCCTTTGGTGCGGCATCGCCCTCGCCGGCTGGATCGTGGGGTTGAGCTACGTGGCCAAGCGCGAAAGCACCTCGGGCCGGCTGCCGCGGTGGCCGCTCACCGTGCTGGGCCTGCCCTTTCTGTTCGCCGCACTGATGAATGCCGGGGATTACCGTCTGCCGGCCATTGGGGCCGGCTTTGTCACCGGCGCCTGGGCCCTCTGGTGCCTCCGGCACACCTTTGACGCCGGGGGCCGCAATCTTGGCCTCACCGTCTCAGGGCTCCTTGCGGGAATCTGCCTGGTGGACTGGCTCCTGGTGCTGCCGTCCCTGCCGGGCACGCTGGCCTTCATGGCCTGTTTCGCCGGAGCCCTGCTGGCCCAGCGGCATGTGCCGGCAACCTGA
- a CDS encoding shikimate kinase: MGAGKSTVASLLAGLLRFEVVDTDRVIEERAGRRVSEIFAEEGETAFREREATLVSELESMTGRVIATGGGLVMNPANLESLRRHAYIVCLWASPETIHQRVGHQTHRPLLQKGDPMERIRTLMAERAPVYRQADLLVGVDFRAPADTARIIASAFRKLEPASGPNEHA; encoded by the coding sequence ATGGGGGCCGGCAAGTCCACGGTGGCGTCGCTGCTGGCGGGTCTGCTTCGGTTTGAAGTGGTGGACACCGACCGGGTGATCGAGGAACGGGCCGGGCGTCGGGTCTCCGAAATCTTTGCCGAAGAAGGCGAGACCGCATTCCGGGAGCGCGAGGCGACCCTGGTGTCTGAACTGGAATCCATGACCGGCCGGGTCATTGCCACCGGGGGCGGGCTCGTCATGAATCCCGCGAACCTCGAAAGCCTCCGCCGGCACGCCTACATCGTGTGTCTATGGGCGTCGCCGGAAACCATCCATCAACGCGTCGGACACCAGACGCATCGTCCGTTGCTCCAGAAGGGCGATCCGATGGAACGTATCCGGACGCTCATGGCGGAGCGCGCACCGGTGTATCGCCAGGCGGACCTGCTCGTGGGGGTGGATTTCCGGGCGCCAGCCGACACGGCGCGCATCATCGCCTCCGCATTTCGCAAGCTGGAGCCGGCATCCGGTCCCAATGAACACGCCTGA
- the queG gene encoding tRNA epoxyqueuosine(34) reductase QueG: MNTPESAGGTAESVRRRARALGFDICRITTAAPPASAERFLDALASGRHGAMDWLARTAGRRTDPQSVLPGVRSIVIVAISYASSPPPSRRASTVATGRVARYARHEDYHEVMAPGLRALAAHLDSLAGPGGRSLWYVDTGPVLERDLAQRAGLGFIGKHTNLISRELGNWFLLGEVLTTADLAADPPERNRCGSCTRCLAACPTAAFPAPFTLDARRCISYLTIEWKGPVPEEFRPLIGDRIFGCDDCLEVCPWNRFAREGALMRAHRRPDLDAPRLRDWLSLDEAAFRSRFRGTPLMRTKRRGLLRNVCIALGNVGGAGDLDPLREAAGDSEPLIAEHAAWAVRRIEERLGVTLPAGSPGGEPPTPEGD; this comes from the coding sequence ATGAACACGCCTGAATCGGCTGGTGGGACCGCGGAATCCGTCCGCCGCCGCGCCCGCGCCCTTGGGTTCGACATCTGCCGCATCACCACGGCCGCGCCCCCGGCGTCCGCGGAACGCTTCCTGGACGCCCTGGCGTCCGGACGCCACGGCGCGATGGACTGGCTGGCCCGCACGGCCGGCCGCCGCACCGACCCGCAATCGGTGCTGCCGGGAGTGCGCAGCATCGTCATCGTCGCCATCAGCTACGCCTCATCCCCGCCGCCATCCCGGCGCGCCTCCACCGTCGCCACGGGGCGGGTGGCCCGCTACGCGCGGCATGAGGACTACCACGAGGTGATGGCTCCAGGTCTCCGGGCACTGGCCGCCCATCTCGACAGCCTGGCGGGTCCGGGCGGGCGGTCCCTCTGGTACGTGGACACCGGACCCGTCCTGGAACGGGATCTTGCCCAGCGCGCCGGACTGGGCTTCATCGGCAAACACACCAACTTGATTTCGCGGGAGTTGGGGAACTGGTTCCTGCTGGGTGAGGTGCTGACCACTGCGGACTTGGCCGCAGATCCACCGGAGCGGAACCGTTGCGGGTCATGCACCCGATGCCTGGCCGCATGCCCCACCGCGGCGTTCCCGGCACCCTTCACGCTCGATGCCAGGCGATGCATCTCGTACCTGACCATTGAATGGAAGGGTCCCGTTCCCGAGGAATTCCGGCCACTGATTGGGGACCGGATCTTCGGATGCGACGACTGCCTGGAGGTGTGCCCCTGGAACCGGTTCGCGCGGGAGGGCGCCCTGATGCGGGCGCACCGGCGTCCGGACCTGGATGCGCCGCGGCTCCGGGACTGGTTGTCCCTTGACGAGGCGGCCTTCCGATCGCGATTCCGTGGAACCCCGTTGATGCGCACGAAGCGCCGGGGCCTGCTGCGCAATGTCTGTATCGCATTGGGGAATGTCGGCGGGGCGGGGGACCTGGATCCGCTGCGCGAGGCGGCCGGGGATTCGGAGCCGCTCATTGCGGAGCATGCCGCCTGGGCGGTCCGACGAATTGAGGAACGTTTGGGCGTGACGCTGCCGGCCGGGTCCCCCGGCGGCGAACCGCCTACGCCAGAAGGGGATTGA
- a CDS encoding DUF1501 domain-containing protein, with protein sequence MNRTPFQEWLQARGQHQTRRVFLGRASQGVGALALASLLRPEALRAAPTDDRWPGVVQPLHRVPKARRVIWLTMAGGPSHLETFDPKPRLAEMHGQPMPESFTAGRQIAQLQGQKLTCYGPQLPFRRFGASGVELCELFPHLGSVADDICWIRSMTSEAINHDPAHMFMNTGSQIAGRPSMGSWLVYGLGTDARDLPGFVVLTSLGQGGQNQPIAARQWAPGFLPSRFQGVHLRGRGEAVHYLGNPDGVTRKQQRDVVDAVNRLNLEHDSVVDDPEVATRIAQYEMAFLMQASVPDLMDLSREPAGVLQGYGCQPGDGSFASNCLLARRLAERGVRFIQLYHKDWDHHGGVRHGVELKAQEVDRACMALITDLRQRDLLRDTLIVWAGEFGRTPMSQGGDGRDHHNAGFTIWMCGGGVKPGLVYGATDELGYAAVEHPMDVHDLHATMLHLLGIEHTRLTVKFQGLDARLTGIAGNVVNPLLA encoded by the coding sequence ATGAACCGGACCCCTTTTCAAGAATGGCTGCAGGCCCGCGGACAGCACCAGACGCGCCGCGTCTTCCTGGGCCGCGCTTCGCAGGGAGTGGGGGCGCTCGCCCTCGCGTCCCTGCTGCGGCCGGAGGCCCTGCGCGCCGCACCGACCGACGATCGCTGGCCGGGCGTGGTCCAGCCCCTGCACCGCGTCCCGAAGGCCCGGCGGGTGATCTGGCTCACGATGGCCGGCGGACCGTCCCATCTGGAAACCTTCGATCCCAAGCCCCGGCTGGCCGAGATGCACGGGCAACCGATGCCGGAATCCTTCACCGCGGGCCGCCAGATTGCGCAGCTCCAGGGGCAGAAGCTGACCTGCTACGGACCCCAGCTCCCGTTCCGGCGTTTCGGCGCGTCCGGCGTGGAGCTGTGCGAGCTGTTTCCGCACCTCGGCTCGGTCGCCGATGACATCTGCTGGATCCGGTCCATGACCAGCGAAGCGATCAATCACGATCCGGCTCACATGTTCATGAACACGGGCTCGCAGATTGCGGGGCGGCCCAGCATGGGTTCGTGGCTGGTGTACGGCCTCGGGACCGATGCCCGGGATCTCCCCGGATTTGTCGTGCTGACCTCGCTCGGCCAGGGCGGTCAGAACCAGCCCATTGCCGCCCGCCAGTGGGCTCCGGGCTTCCTGCCCAGCCGCTTCCAGGGCGTCCATCTGCGGGGTCGCGGCGAGGCCGTGCACTATCTGGGCAACCCGGATGGGGTGACCCGGAAGCAGCAGCGCGATGTGGTGGACGCGGTGAACCGGTTGAACCTCGAACACGATTCGGTGGTGGATGACCCCGAGGTCGCGACCCGGATTGCCCAGTATGAAATGGCCTTCCTCATGCAGGCCAGCGTTCCCGACTTGATGGACCTCTCCCGCGAGCCGGCGGGCGTGCTTCAGGGGTACGGTTGTCAGCCCGGGGACGGATCCTTCGCCTCCAACTGCCTCCTGGCGCGACGGCTCGCGGAACGCGGGGTCCGGTTCATCCAGCTGTACCACAAGGACTGGGACCATCATGGCGGCGTGAGGCACGGCGTGGAGTTGAAGGCGCAGGAGGTGGACCGGGCGTGCATGGCCCTGATCACCGATCTGCGCCAGCGTGACCTCCTGCGCGACACCCTCATCGTGTGGGCGGGCGAGTTTGGCCGGACGCCGATGAGCCAGGGGGGTGACGGACGCGACCATCACAACGCCGGATTCACCATCTGGATGTGCGGCGGGGGCGTGAAGCCCGGACTGGTTTATGGGGCCACCGATGAACTCGGGTACGCGGCCGTGGAGCACCCCATGGATGTCCATGATCTCCACGCCACAATGCTCCACCTGCTGGGCATCGAGCACACACGCCTCACCGTAAAATTCCAGGGCCTCGACGCCCGGCTCACCGGCATCGCCGGCAACGTGGTCAATCCCCTTCTGGCGTAG